Sequence from the Kribbella aluminosa genome:
ACCGCGTGACCGCCGTGGTTCACCACGGCGGTAGTGGTACCACTGCCGCCGCTCTCTCGGCCGGCCGGCCACAGGTCGTCTGCCCTTTCGTCTTGGATCAGCCGTTCTTCGCCCGCCGGATCCACGAACTGGGAGCTGCTCCGGCCCCGCTGCCACAGCGATACCTGGATGCACAGAAGCTCGCTGATGCCATCGTGTGCGCGGTCGAAGACCCGGCGATGACCGCCGCCGCCCGCGCTGTCGGGGATCGGATCCGCTCCGATCGGAGCCTCGACCGCGCCGTGCGCCTCATCGAAGAAGCCGCCAGGGCAAGTCGGCCGACGATCCGTCTCACGGGCTCTCGAGGATTTGGCCCCGCTCCTTGAGCCGCGAGCGCAGTGCCTCGAGGTTCAAGTCCTGGACAGAGCTCGACTGTTTGGCGGCGAGCGCGGCGGCGACCCCGGCGGATTCGCCGAGAACGGAGAAGACGGGCTCCATCCGGGTCGCAGCGTAGGCGATGTGCGTGGCCGAAAGACTGACGGGCACGAGCAGGTTGCGGCACTCGTGTTGTTGCGGAGTGATTGCTCGGTAGGGGACCTCGAACGCCTGTCCGGTGCCCATCGGGCCGCCGATGAACATGTTGCCCTCGGTGGCCACCCCGATCCCTGGTGCACCGGGTACGGTGCACGCGTAACGCCGGGCCGGATAGGTGTCGACGCCGTACAGCGCCAGTCCCACGCCGTCCTCGACCGCGACCTGGTTGAGGACGTCCTTGTGGGTAAGGGTGTAACGGCCGGCGAGACGCCGTGCCACCCGGACGTACAGCTGATTCGGCCAGCCATCTGTGTCCTGGTGCATCGTTCGGTCGAGCCCCAGCTCCGCGGTCCGCTCGCGGAAGCCGAGGGGAACTCGTGGGTCGGTGCAGAGGAAATGGTGGAGTCCACGGAGGTAGTCGATGTGCGTTCGCCAGATAGCCGAGCGCTTGTCCCACCCGGCATCTTGGTAGAAGCGGCTCTCACCCAGCGGCGCGATGGTCATGAGAGAGTCGCGCTGGTAGTTGTACTCGACGTCGTTCACCCAGCCCGGAAAGATCCCGCTCAGGCGCTCCATCGCTGCGTCGTCGTCGCTACTGCTTCCGAGGATGTACTCGACGAATCGCCCGACCAGCTCGTACTGCTCGGCGCGATAGTCCGCAGGCGGCGTGAAGGGCACGGCACGTTGCGGATCGGTGGTCACATAGAACCGAAAGTTGTAAGCCTGCGTGTAGTCGTCAGCCGCACCGATCGACTTGCCGTGATCGGCGTCGATCATCGGGAGCAGTCCGGACTCCGGGCGACCCGGCTCGATGTAGGGGTCGATAGGAGTCCAGTTCGTCGGTTCCCGGACGCCGGCTGGCTCCTCGTTGTACTCACGGACCGATTCACGGCCTGTTCGGTAGCTCGCTCCCGAGGCCGCCATCAGGTCACCCTCGTACGACGCGTCGACGAAGACCCGGGCGGTGACTTCCTCCCAGCGCCCGTCGAGGACCGCCGGTGAGGGCACACCCCAGCGATCCGGAGGGGCGTAACCGAACCGCACACGGGAGATGCGGCCGTCGTGTCGTTCGACCGCATCGACACGGTGCTCGTCGATCACCGTGATTCCTTCGTCACGGATCCAGTCGGCGAAACCCGCGCGGATCTCCGGCGGTGTCTTACCTAGCTCGAACACTCGCTGACGGGTCAGACCTCCGACTCCATCGGGCAACGAACAGTCCTGCCGCGGTTTGATGCCTGCGCCCAGGATGCCGCCGAGCCAGCGACTTGGCTCGACCAGGACCACCGAGGCCCCCTCCTGACGGGCGGCCACGGCCGCCGTACATCCAGCCGGGGTTCCGCCGTACACGCAAACGTCGACGCTAAGGGCCATTAGCTCGCTTCCTCCTCGATGAGACTGTCAAGTTCTGCCGCTGCCAGCAGTTGCCGGCTGTACGGTGTCTTCGGGTCGCCGAGGACTTCGGCGGTGGGACCTGCTTCGACGATCGAGCCGGACAGCATCACTGCGATTTGGTCGCAGACCCTGCTGACGAGACCAAGGTCGTGGGACACGACGACCAGAGTGAGGCCGAGCGACCGTTGGAGATCCATCAGGAGATTCAGCACCTGGGCCTGGACCGAGACGTCCAGAGCGCTCGTGGGCTCGTCGGCGTACAGAACCCGCGGGCCGACCAGCAGCGCGCGGGCGATCGCGATCCGCTGCACCTGACCGCCGGAGAGCTGGCGGGGGTGACGGCCGAGAACCCCGGCGTTGAGCCCGACCTGCTCGAGGCGGTCGACCAGCTCACTCGTTGGCGGAGAACGTCGCTCGAGCGCCTTCACCGGCTCGGCGAGCGCCGTGGCGATCGTCATCCGCGGATCGAAGGAACTCGCCGGATTCTGGAACACGATCTGGTTCTGCCTCCTGAACGCCCGGCCGTCGTGACGGAGCCAGTCGCTGACGGCTCGATCCTGATAGCGAACCGTGCCAGGTGGCGTGGGCAGTAGGCCGCACATCCCGCGGATCAACGTGGACTTACCAGAACCCGACTCGCCGACCAGGCCGAGCGTTGTGCCGGGTTCGACGAGTAGATCGACGTTCTCGAGTGCCGGCGCCGTCGTTGCCCGGTAGCGGTACGAGAGCTGCCGGGTCTCAACGATATAGCTCATGTGCCTCAGCTCCACAGGTCGCCGGATTCCAGCACCGGTACAAGTGACCGTCGCCCGCGTCGGTTGCCGCAGGCCCGGACGCGCACGCCTCGACCGCGTGTGTGCAGCGGTTCCGGAAGGTGCATCCGGACGGGAATTCCCCGGCGGGCCGGCACAGTTCCGGGGATCGTCGTGAACGGGACACCGAGCAGTGCGGTCGATTCCTTCAATCGGCGTCTGGTCGGGCTGGCCGCGACCAACGCCTCGGTGTAGCGATGATGAGGGAGTCGGAGCACTCTCTCGACGGGGCCGGACTCGACCAGTTGTCCTCCGTACATCACCGCGATCCGGTCGCTGACAGCCCTGACGACGCCGAGATCGTGGGTGATGAAGAGCAGCGCCATGTCATGCCGGCGGCTCAGCTCGAGGAGCAGTTCCAGGATGCCTTTCTGCACGGTTACATCCAGCGCAGTCGTCGGCTCGTCGGCGACGAGCAGGCGCGGGCGCCGGGCGATTGCCATCGCGATCAACGCGCGTTGCCGCTGGCCCCCTGACAACTGGTGTGGGTATCGCCTCGCCAGCGCCTCAGGATCGGGTAGGTGCACCTGCTCGAGCAGTTCCAGCGCTCGTCCGCGGACGTCGCGCCGGGCGACGCCGGACCGGATTCGCACGGCCTCTGCCACCTGGCGTCCGATCCGCATCACAGGATTCAGGGCCTTGAGCGGATCCTGGAAGATCATGCCGATCTCACTCCCACGGACTTTGGCACGCTGTCGATCGGACATACCGACGAGCTCGCGACCGTCGAGCCGGATCGAGCCCCGAACCACACTGTCCGCCGGCAGCAGACCGGCGATCGAGGTGGCCATCATCGTCTTCCCGGATCCTGATTCGCCGACGAGTCCCATCCTCCGGCCAGGCAGGATCTGGAACTCCTCGATTCCCAGGATGCGATGCGGTCCGATCGTGACGGACAGGTCATGAATCTCCAGCATCAGGCTGCCACCGCCTTCGTCCGCGATTGTGGGTCGAGCCAGGCACGGAGGCCGTCACTGAGGAAGTTGAAGCCGAGAACGGCGGTGACGATGGCGAGTCCTGGCGGGATGATCAGGTACGTCGACAGGCCGATGAAATGCTGTGCGTCGTTCAGCATCCGGCCCCACGAAACAGTCGGAGGCTGAGTGCCGACACCAAGGTAGGACAAGGCCGCCTCGAGCAGGATCGCCGACGCGAACATGACCGAGGTCTGGGCGAGAACAAGCGGTCCGATGTTGGGCAGCACGTGCCTGAAGAGAACGAAGCGCCTGCTCCTGCCGTAGGCGAGGGCCGCCTCCACGAAGTCGAGCGCGAGGACTTGCCGAGCCGGACCGATCGTGACCCGCGTCGCCACCGGCACGAACCAGGTGATGATCGCCACGATCGATGTCGTGGTGCCGGGGCCGATCGCGGTGGCGAGGACCAGTGCCAGGAGAAGTCCGGGCAGCGCGATGCCGATGTCGGTGACTCGGCTGAAGAAGCCCTGGAATGTCCGGCGGCTGCCGGCGATCAGCAGGCCGAGCAGCACTCCTGGCACCACCGCGGCAAGTGTCGCAGCCCCTGCGACGGTGAGTGACGTTCGAGCTCCGGCGAGAATCATGCTGAGCACGTCACGGCCGAGCCCGTCGGTCCCGAGAAGATGACCGCTCGTTCCGGGCGGAGCGAGCCGATGGGCGACGTCGATCTCGCCTGGGTCGGCTGGTGTCCAAACCAGCGAGAGCAGGCCGGCGCCGACGAACAGGGTGAGCAGTGTGGCTCCGATGATCAAGGACGGTGTGCTGGCGGCCCGGGCCGCCCGGCGATCAGTCGACACTGGCGACCCTCCTCTCGGCGTCCCGAATCCGCGGATCGAGGACGCCGTACGAGATGTCCATCAGGAAGTTCAGCGTGAGGATCATGAACAGGATCACGAAGGCCACTGATTGGACGACGAGCGCTTCGCGTCCGTCGATCGCGGACACCAGCAAGCTGCCGAGGCCTGGCAGATCGAAGACGTTCTCGACCACTACAGTGCCGGCGAGCAACCCGCCCAGCATCAGTGTGCCCACCGTGACGATGGACACCGACGCGTTCCGGACCCCGTGCACCAGCGCCGCGCCGGACAAAGTTCGGCCCTTTGCCATCGCGGTAAGGATGTAGGGCTCACCGAGCACGTCGAGCATCGCCGACTTGACGTAGCGCGTCAGAACGGCCGAGACGAAGAGCGACAGGGACGCGACCAGAAGGACGAGGCACCTGGCTGCCTGCAGGGGATCCTGTGACCAGGGCACGTAACCGCCCGCGGGGAACCATCCGAGACGTACCGAGAAGACACTCACGAAAACCAGGCCGGCCCAGAAGGTAGGTACCGCAAGCCCGAGTTGGGTGAGCAGGTCGACCGCACCGGACCGCAGCTTGCGGGCATGCAGAGCCGAGTACGAACCTGCCGCGACCGAGACGACGACCGAGACGGCCATCGACACGAGTGCCAACGACAACGTCAGCCCCATTCGGGACCGGATCTCGTCGGAGATGTTGTACCCGGCGGCGTACGACTGGCCCAGATTTCCGCGGAGCAGATCACCGAGCCAGTCGACGTACTGAACCACCCAAGGCCGGTTGAGGCCCAGTTCCGTCCGCAGGTCGGCGAGGGACTGGGTTGTCGCCGACCGTCCGAGGATGACGGTCGCCACATCGCCACCGAGCAGACGCAACAGAAGAAAGACGACCAACGAACCGGCGAGTGCCGACAACGCGAGCACAGCGGCCGACCTCACGACGAGCCAGCGCATCGAACCTCCTTCGCCTCACGCCTGACCGGACAGCCCGTCCGCCGGCCCATCAGCTCGTGCCCCAGCGGACGTTGCGAACATCCGCCTCGCCGGCCACCGTGTAGGTCTTCAGCCCCTCCAAGCCCTTCCGGTACAGGTCGACCACATTTGTCGTCCAGGCCGGGATCAGGTAGGCCCGTTCTGCGTCCAGCTCGACGGACTGGCGCCTGAGATCGGCCCACTCGGTCCGGTTGGTCGCCCGATCGGCGCGAGCCAGCAGCGCGTCCATCGCCGGATAGCAGTCATGGGTGAACCACCCGGGGCATTTCCAGGTGTCAATTTGTTGGGGTCCGGCAATATGCGTGAATTGGTATTGGCCTTTTGTTAGCACCCGGTCGAGATATACCGGCCATTGGAGCGCCTGGGTCTTGACCTTGAATCCGGCTTGTTCCAGTCCCTGCGAGACGACGGCTACACCGTCCTCGGTGCCGGCCAGATAGGTGTAGTTCAGCGTGAGGCCCTGCCTGCCGGCTTCGGTGAGTAGCTGCTTGGCCTTCGCCGGATCGTGTGGGTAAGGACACTTGTCGCTCTTCCAGGGTTCGTTCGGCGGATTGACGAACACGCAGGTCGGCGAGCCGCTGGAGTTGGTGCCGTCGATGAACGCCTGCCGGTCGAGCGAAAAGGCGATTGCCCGGCGTACGCGCGCATCTGCGAAGACGGGGTCGTTGGCGTTGAGGCTGATGTAGACCATCGTGGGCCCTGCGATCACGTTCTTCGCGAAACCTGACGCCTTCCCGACGACGCTGTCGGTCTGAGCCTTGCTTCCCCAGAAGCCGCCGATCATGTCGATGTCCCCAGCGCGTAGTGCGTTGACCGCTGTTGTCGCGTCGCCGATGAACCGCCAGGTGATCGTGCGCAGTGCCGGTCGTTGGCCCCAGTAATGATCGTTGCGCTCGAAGTCGACCTGTGCACCGTGCTTCCAGGAGGCGAAGACGAAGGGACCGGTGCCGATCGGTCCGGTCTTCAGCCGGCTGGCCGATCCCTTCGGAATCACGGCCCCGCTGTCGGTCGACATCGCATCGAGGAACCGTTGACTCGGCGTACTGAGTGTCACGGTGACCGTCTGGTCACCGGTCTTCGAAATCTCTTTGACAGCCTTCAGCCGCCCGGACACGTCCTGAAGCTGGGTGGTCCTGCTCTGCTCCAGCGAGTAGACGACATCGTCGGCAGTGACCGGCGCGCCGTTGCTGAACGTTGCCTTGCGGATGTGGAACGTGTAGACCAGCCCGTCTTTGCTCACTGTGTAGGACTCAGCAAGCAAAGGTGTGAGTGTGCCGTCCACGCGCTTGTCGAGCAGAGGTTCGAGCACGTTGAACATCAGCAGCTGGCGGATGGTCAGCGCCGGATTGCGCAGGTAGTTCCAGTCGGTCGGTTCGAGAGTGACGGCGACCTTGAGACCGTCCTTCGTCTCCTGGCTGCCGGCTCCGCTCGTGGGGGCCGCCTCCGCAGGCTGCGGCCAGCAGGCCGAAGCACAGCGCGGCGACGAAGGATGCCAGAAATCGCGGTGACTGCTTGCAGACGAAGCACGCACGCCGTACAGGGGCCATCACCGACCACCTCCTCAGGGCTGGAGTTGCGGATCGATACGACGACCGGGGTCAGCGGTCTGGCCTGCGTTCGACACTCGAAGCAGGGGATCGAGGCCGTGGGTTCATCTGATGAACCGTATGTTTCATTCCAGTTAACGAAGTCGGCAGAGTCCTGTCAAGATCAGAACGTGGGGCAGATTGCAAGGGGGCCAATCGGGGCAGATGGTTCCCTGTTGGTCCCCGCACTGGCCGATCCAGGGTTGCTCACGGCAATCAGCGGACAGCATCCGCGCGCTCGCAGACAGGGGCGTGCCCCGTTGCCCAATCGGGGTCCCGACTACTGCAGGTCAGTTCGCCACGGCGGTGTAGTCGTCGAAGGCAACGGATTCCTGGAATGCGTACCCGGTCCGGAGCAGCAGTGCTTCTTCGAACTTGCGGGCGACCAGTTGCATGCTGACCGGCAGGCCGTTGGATTTCCCACAAGGAATGGCAACGGCAGGATGGCCCGTGAAATTGAACGGCAAGGTGTTTGTCAGACCCAACCGGTGTGCAGCGGCCGGATAATCAAGAGGAAGCGTGTCATCGGCGGCTTTGGACAGTGGTGCCGGGAATAGACAGGTTGGCATCAGGAGCAGGTCGAAATCACGCAGCGCCCGGTCGTAAGCAGCGGCGAACCTCGGTCGGACATTCTGTGCAATCGCGTACGCTCGGCCCTCATGCATCCGCCAGGCAGCCTCGCCCATCACGCGGGAGTACTTTTCCGCCGTCGCGGCGTGGCCCGCCCAGGCGCGGTTGAGGGCTGCGACCAGAGTCGGTGAATACCACGTCGACGACGCCATACCCAGCGGCCCGGTCCGATCCGTGAGCCGCGCACCTTCCGCGGCCAGCGCCAGGCAGGGTGCGAGGACACGCCGATGCTCAGGGATCGACACCTCACGGATCTCGGCGCCTGCCTGACCTAACGCATCGGCCGCGGTCCGGACCAGGTTGGACACCTCGTCGTCGGCACCGGCGAATCCCTCCGACAGGAGACCGACCCGCACACCCTGGATGCCGTCACTCAATTGCGTCAACACATCGACAGTCAGGGGTACGTCGCGCCGCTGTCGCGGGTCCAAAGGGTCGTATCCGGCGACCGCCTGCAGTGCCGCCGCAGCATCCTGAACCGTCCGGGTGATCGGGCCGACATGGTCGACAGACGGATCGGCGCCACTGACAGCACCGAAACTCGAGACGAGTCCGAACGTCGGTTTCAGGCCTACCGCTCCGCACCACGCCGCAGGAACTCTGATGGAGCCGCCCTGGTCGCCACCGAAGGCCACATCGACGTCTCCAGAGACGACCGCGACAGCGGAACCCGACGAACTGCCACCGGTCAGGTGATCCGGCGAATGCGGATTACGCGGCCGCCGTTCCGCGCTCGATTCGCCGAATCCACCGAGGATCGTGTTCTTGCCCGCAACTGTCGCGCCTGCCAGCAGCGCACGATCGACCACCGTCGCATCGAACTCGGCGACGTAGTCCTCCATTCCCCTGATGCCGCAGGTGAGCGGAATGCCGGCCACTGCGATTGTGTCTTTGAAGGACACTGTCAGGCCGGCCAGGAGGCCCTCCGCCGAGCCCTTGATCAAGCATCTCGACAGCCACGCATTGAGCGGGTCGTCGGCTGCCGAGGCCGGCCAGAACCCACGCTTGCCGTATGTGCGCTGATTTGGCGGTTCGGTCGCTGCGTTGTCCGCGAGAAACTCGCGCAGGATCGCGAGATTGGTGCGCAGTCCCGCCCGGAGGGACAGCGTCTCCTGTGGGGTCAGGTCGAGTCCGAGTTCGGCGGCCAGAAGCGCTACGTCGATCGTTGCCGGTGAGGCGAACGAGCCGTCGGTGCCGTCGTGACGTTTCCCCATGTGTCTCTCCCCGTATGACTGGCCTGCACGGCGATCACAGTAGGCTCATGATAGAAACGCAGGTTTCACCAGGCAATACAATGTCGTGCCGGATGCGCCACCGCTCCGTCGGCTGGACGTACTTGTATCCCGGCCCCGCGGGCGACGTCGACTCTGAGGTCGCTGGTTCGTCAGTCGGCGAATGCGTCGTGCGTGGTCACGAGCTCGATGCCACGCTCGTCAATTGCTGCGCGGACTTCCGGGTGCGTGACGACGGACAGATCCGATGTCCGGTACTCCTCTGCCCAGCGATAGGTGTTCGTGCCTGGTGCGGTCAGCCCCGCGAGCTCAGGTGTTGCGACCGCGCAGTGGGTGATCAGGAGGTGGACTCCCGGCGTCAGGTCGGCGATGTAGGCGAGCGTCCAGGGCTTCTTGGCTGTCGCTTCGCGTTCGCTCAAGAACGTGATCGATGCGAACCGCTGTGAGTCCGGACAACCATAGATGTACGGCTTGCCGGTGGCGCTCGAGATCTCGGCGTACGCTTCCGGCGCTACCTCGCCCATGTGGAAGTCCAGGTAGTCGACAGTAAGCCCTTCCGCAGCGAAGCGCGCCAGCTGAGTAGACAGTTCGCGTACGGCATCGACGTGGGTGATCGAAACTTGAGCCTCGGCCACCGTGCGGAAGCACGTTCCGTCACCACCCACCAAGGAGGGCCCGTCGGTCAGTGGGCGCCAGCGCAGGTGATCCCATTCGCACGTCAGCGTCTGATGCATGCCGAGCGGAATCCCGGATTCCCTCGCCAGGGCCGCGGCCTCGGGAAACCATGGGCATGGGGCCATGGCCGAGGCTTGCGTGAGGATGCCCTCCCGGAACGCCTGCATTGTGCCGATGTTCACGGCATGACACATGCCGAAGTCATCGCCTTGAACGATCAGCCTGATATCGCCAGCCATCTGCACCCCCGTGCTCACTGAACGATTTTGGGACATACCGTACCGCCGCCCGGCCGATCCGGTCATCCCTCCCTTGACCGGGTTTCGATCTTTGGCTCATGATCGATGACCATGACAGCGCCGGCTCACGACCTGCCGTTCGACCCCAGCTATGGGTACGGCCTGGACGACCTGCTGTCGGTGCCCGCGCCGGATAGACCTGACGACTTCGAAACGTTTTGGCGGCTCAAGTACGACGACGCGCGGCAGGTCGAGGTAGCGCCCGACCTTGGGCAACTCGAGATCGCAGAGGACGGGGTCCGCGTCTTCGGATTGACGTTCAGTTCGGTCGGCGTCCGGCTCGGCGGCTGGCTTGCGATTCCTGACGGTCCCGTCTCGCACGGCATTGTCGTAGGCCACGGTTACCGCGGTCGCGACGCGATCGACCTTCCGCTGCCGGTCCCCGGGATGGCGGCGATCTTTCCGTGCGCGAGAGGAATTGGCGCGCGTAGCTACGTTGGCGGAATCCCTGCTGAACCGATGCGCCATGTCCTGCACGGGATCCAGGCACGCGAGCGCTATGCGATCGGTGGCTGCGTGGCGGACGTCTGGTGTGCAGCGTCCGCGTTGCTGCAACTCGTTCCCTCGATCAAGGGGCGACTCGGCTATGTCGGCTCGAGCTTCGGCGGCGGCATCGGGGCGCTGGCATTGCCATGGGACGAGCGCTTCGGTGCGGCCCAGTTGACCGTGCCGACCTTCGGCCAGCACCCGCTTCGGCTGACCATGCAGAGCATCGGCAGTGGCGAGGCCCTGCGGCAGTACCACGCCACTCATCCTGCGGTGACCGAAGTACTGCGCTACTTCGACGCAGCTGCAGCGGCCACCCTGATCGGCATCCCTGTCCAGGTTGCCGCCGCGCTGTTCGATCCGGCGGTGCCGCCACCTGGGCAGTTCGCGATCTACAACGCACTCAGCGCAGAGCGAAGCCTTGTCATCTTGTCAGCCGGTCACTTCGAGTACGCCAACGCGGACGCGGAGAACCAAGCCGTACTGAATGCGCAGCAGATCTTCCTGGCCGATCATCTGGATTGCGGCGGGCGGTGAGCGCAGCTGCGGACCACGGCGACAGCTCGTATGGTCAGTCGCGACAGCCTGAGCGTGTGCTGGCGATCTGGTCGATGGACGACGTCAGTCGTTTGCCCAACTCCAGCACCTGCTGTTCAGACACCGCCGTCACATTCGCGAAGATGCCGGTGTCGATACCACCATCGCCCGTCGCCGAGAATGTGTAGTTCAGCAATCCGCCGATCTTCCACCAGTCATCGATCTCGAAGACCGGGGCGCGCAGCTTCCATGGCAGAACCTCGTCCCGGACGAGTCGGCGTGCCTCGTCGTTCCGTGCGGCGAGCCGGCCGGCGGCTGGTACGTAGTTCACCGTGATGTCGAGCGCCGACGCTGTCGCCCGGTCCGGGCCTTCTCGTAACAGGCCTTCGAGGACACCGTACGGGAGTCTGTGCTGGTACGCGTCGTCGAGTGCTCGATCGAACCGCGCAAGGAGTTCCCCGAAGCTCGGGTTGTCGGCAAGCTCGACGCGAACCGGCACCAGGTCGGCCAGGTCGCCAACGACACTCAGGAGTTCTGGGCGGTCACGGTTTGCCGTGACGAAACCGATCGTGGCCCTCGCCCGGAGGTAGTCCCGAACCGAAGCGATGACAATCGCCGCCAGGATTCGCGCGCGAGTCGTTTCGTGAACGGCTGCCAGGCCGTCCAGCCTGCGGGTCATGGCCGGCGAGACCTCGGCGACAGGGAACACTTGCATCCGTCCGGGCGCGTGGGCCGACTCGCCAAGTCCTTCCAGTTCCAGGAGAGGATTGGCACCGTCGAGGTGGGCGCGCCAATACTCCGACGGGCCACGCCGGATGACGCTCCGCTCCCAGCGCGCGTAGTCACCGACCTGGAGCGTCAGGCGGGGAAGCTTCGGTGCGCGCCCCTCCGAGCGCGCCCGGTAGAGCTCCGCGAGGTCGCGGTACAGGATTCCAGCCGACCAGCCGTCGCAGACCGCATGATGGGTGCTGAGGACCAGAACGTCGAGTTCGGCATCGATGTGGCAGATCCGGGCACGTGCCAGCCACCCGCCGCGGACCTCGAATGGTTCGTATGCCGCAACGTCGACTGTCCGACTGGCATGCTCGGCCGCAATCGCCGTAGCGTCGACATCCGCTGTCTCCAGCCGTAGCGTGCCCTTCATGTGCACCTGCTGCACGATGGTGCCGGCGACCCGCGCCAGTGTTGTCCGCAGCGCCTCGTGCCGCTCGACCAGATCATCGAGGGCCAGCTGCAACACGCTTCGGTCGTAGTGTGGCTCGAGCGGGATGACAAGCGGCACCGTGAGGTCCGACCATCCGCTGCCCGTCGCGTCGTAATGCAGGTCCTGCGAGTACTTGGTCGGGAGTAGCCAGGCGTCGCCGAGTCGTTTCGTGCGAGCTGCCGGCCGGACTTCGCGATGATGCCGGGTGGTGCTTGCAGGAGCAGCCTCCACTCGCGCTGCGAATTCGACCACCCCGATCGCCTCGAACACGTCGCGTTGGCTGATCTCGCGACCGACTTCACTCCGAACCCGCGCCACGAGGTCCAGAGCCCCGAGTGACGTCCCACCGAGATCCACGAACCGAACCTTTCGATCCACCACCTCCTCGCCGATCGCGTCCGACCAGAGGTTCCTCAGGTGCATTTCCAAGCCACTTGCTTGCGGCTCGCTTCCGCCGTCGTCGACGCGCGACAGTGCCAGCTCCCGCAGTTCGTTCTTCAGCACCTTGCCCATCGGGTTGTGAGGCAACTGATCCAGTACGTCGACGCGCTTCGGAGCCTTCGCCGGGCCGAGCCGTCGTTCGAGGAAGGTGCCGAGCTCGGAGTGGGAGAATCCATCGGTGGTCTGGACGGCGGCAGCCAGATACTCCCCGAGCGTTGGATGCGGCAGTCCGAACACCGCCACGGCGACAATCGACGGGAACTCCAACATGGCGGCCTCGACTTCGATGGTCGACACATTCAGACCGCCGGTGATCACGAGGTCGGCGTTGCGATCCACGAGATAGAGGTAGCCCTCACGGTCCAAGTAGCCTGTGTCGCCGGTACGCACCCAGCCGTCCGCCCGAAAGACCTGTTGAGACTGCCCGCTGCCGTCGAGGTAGCGACGGCGGGGAGCGCCATCGAGCGCGAGCTCGACGTATCCGGTCGATCCGGCGTCAACCGGCCGGCCGGCGCTGTCGACGACTCTCACC
This genomic interval carries:
- a CDS encoding amidase family protein, translating into MGKRHDGTDGSFASPATIDVALLAAELGLDLTPQETLSLRAGLRTNLAILREFLADNAATEPPNQRTYGKRGFWPASAADDPLNAWLSRCLIKGSAEGLLAGLTVSFKDTIAVAGIPLTCGIRGMEDYVAEFDATVVDRALLAGATVAGKNTILGGFGESSAERRPRNPHSPDHLTGGSSSGSAVAVVSGDVDVAFGGDQGGSIRVPAAWCGAVGLKPTFGLVSSFGAVSGADPSVDHVGPITRTVQDAAAALQAVAGYDPLDPRQRRDVPLTVDVLTQLSDGIQGVRVGLLSEGFAGADDEVSNLVRTAADALGQAGAEIREVSIPEHRRVLAPCLALAAEGARLTDRTGPLGMASSTWYSPTLVAALNRAWAGHAATAEKYSRVMGEAAWRMHEGRAYAIAQNVRPRFAAAYDRALRDFDLLLMPTCLFPAPLSKAADDTLPLDYPAAAHRLGLTNTLPFNFTGHPAVAIPCGKSNGLPVSMQLVARKFEEALLLRTGYAFQESVAFDDYTAVAN
- a CDS encoding acetylxylan esterase encodes the protein MTMTAPAHDLPFDPSYGYGLDDLLSVPAPDRPDDFETFWRLKYDDARQVEVAPDLGQLEIAEDGVRVFGLTFSSVGVRLGGWLAIPDGPVSHGIVVGHGYRGRDAIDLPLPVPGMAAIFPCARGIGARSYVGGIPAEPMRHVLHGIQARERYAIGGCVADVWCAASALLQLVPSIKGRLGYVGSSFGGGIGALALPWDERFGAAQLTVPTFGQHPLRLTMQSIGSGEALRQYHATHPAVTEVLRYFDAAAAATLIGIPVQVAAALFDPAVPPPGQFAIYNALSAERSLVILSAGHFEYANADAENQAVLNAQQIFLADHLDCGGR
- a CDS encoding carbohydrate deacetylase: MSTGVQMAGDIRLIVQGDDFGMCHAVNIGTMQAFREGILTQASAMAPCPWFPEAAALARESGIPLGMHQTLTCEWDHLRWRPLTDGPSLVGGDGTCFRTVAEAQVSITHVDAVRELSTQLARFAAEGLTVDYLDFHMGEVAPEAYAEISSATGKPYIYGCPDSQRFASITFLSEREATAKKPWTLAYIADLTPGVHLLITHCAVATPELAGLTAPGTNTYRWAEEYRTSDLSVVTHPEVRAAIDERGIELVTTHDAFAD
- a CDS encoding class I adenylate-forming enzyme family protein, whose protein sequence is MLAAVELYQVTDLVLVPALALSLMRYPGTRTFDLSSVEIVRTMSAPVAPVTLEKLDKVFENAAIVNMYTTTEAWPARTRIRYSPDHPNSVGRAGMSGSVRVVDSAGRPVDAGSTGYVELALDGAPRRRYLDGSGQSQQVFRADGWVRTGDTGYLDREGYLYLVDRNADLVITGGLNVSTIEVEAAMLEFPSIVAVAVFGLPHPTLGEYLAAAVQTTDGFSHSELGTFLERRLGPAKAPKRVDVLDQLPHNPMGKVLKNELRELALSRVDDGGSEPQASGLEMHLRNLWSDAIGEEVVDRKVRFVDLGGTSLGALDLVARVRSEVGREISQRDVFEAIGVVEFAARVEAAPASTTRHHREVRPAARTKRLGDAWLLPTKYSQDLHYDATGSGWSDLTVPLVIPLEPHYDRSVLQLALDDLVERHEALRTTLARVAGTIVQQVHMKGTLRLETADVDATAIAAEHASRTVDVAAYEPFEVRGGWLARARICHIDAELDVLVLSTHHAVCDGWSAGILYRDLAELYRARSEGRAPKLPRLTLQVGDYARWERSVIRRGPSEYWRAHLDGANPLLELEGLGESAHAPGRMQVFPVAEVSPAMTRRLDGLAAVHETTRARILAAIVIASVRDYLRARATIGFVTANRDRPELLSVVGDLADLVPVRVELADNPSFGELLARFDRALDDAYQHRLPYGVLEGLLREGPDRATASALDITVNYVPAAGRLAARNDEARRLVRDEVLPWKLRAPVFEIDDWWKIGGLLNYTFSATGDGGIDTGIFANVTAVSEQQVLELGKRLTSSIDQIASTRSGCRD